In Kwoniella pini CBS 10737 chromosome 2, complete sequence, a single genomic region encodes these proteins:
- a CDS encoding NADPH-dependent diflavin oxidoreductase 1, which yields MIPLILYASETGNAQDVAERVARSFRSKGRKVTCQSMDTYPIQSLIHVPLLILITSTHGRGDPPPTMMNLWKALLRANLPKDILEDVHFTLFGLGDSSYERFCYAGKILARRMEDLGGNKLSEYGWGDERSPNGIEDALLPWLKETLDTFLPYLPLSSDFNMLSSTDLPPPIYSLTPIANSSKIKNGPNIPLEKLSIIASSSNGDSHTAPTRVEDVIRHEDHGWFKADDWVWVTLKKNEIVTKDDWWQDVREIELEFEDDDTEPYLPGSICSLQPQSSEDEVYTFLELMDLESQADVPMFVNSVMEEQALPQHLPPSDKPTTLRSLLTNHLDIRCSPRKSFFEWLRRLSLDEREQERLDEFIDDPDEIHTYATRPSRSIVETLADFRQTKIPLSHILEILPPLRRRQFSIASSYEAHPGKVQLLVALVEYKTNLKIPRRGLCSQWLDNLTVGSRIPIHISPPTLFLPPSPKTPVILVGPGTGVAPMRAFVEARVAQGAIRNTALYFGCRSKYADFYYSSEWKQYGEMGMNIQIAASRDQEEKVYVQQLIKENKEQIQEWLIEKGGYVFISGSSNAMPREVREALAWCISKNGAGNLTDEESKDYIEKMFEEKRGGEESW from the exons ATGATTCCCTTAATATTGTATGCGTCAGAGACAGGTAATGCTCAAGATGTAGCTGAAAGAGTCGCTCGATCATTTCGATCAAAAGGTAGAAAAGTAACTTGTCAATCAATGGATACATATCCTATTCAATCATTGATTCATGTTCCACTTTTAATCTTAATCACTTCCACTCATGGTAGAGGAGATCCTCCACCTacaatgatgaatttatgGAAAGCTTTACTACGTGCAAATCTACCTAAAGATATATTAGAAGATGTTCATTTTACTTTATTTGGTTTAGGTGATAGTTCATATGAAAGATTTTGTTATGCAGGTAAAATTTTAGCTAGACGAATGGAAGATTTAGGTGGAAATAAATTGAGTGAATATGGTTGGGGTGATGAAAGATCTCCTAATGG tatCGAAGACGCTTTGTTACCTTGGTTGAAAGAAACACTTGATACTTTCTTGCCTTATTTACCACTATCATCGGATTTCAACATGCTTAGCTCGACGGATTTACCTCCACCAATATACTCTTTGACGCCTATAGCTAACTCTTCGAAAATAAAGAATGGACCGAATATACCCCTTGAGAAATTATCGATAATTGCTTCCTCTTCCAATGGGGATAGTCATACTGCGCCAACTAGAGTAGAGGATGTTATACGGCATGAAGATCACGGATGGTTCAAAGCGGATGATTGGGTATGGGTCActctgaagaagaacgaaATAGTCACAAAGGATGATTGGTGGCAAGATGTAAGGGAGATCGAGCTAGAattcgaagatgatgacAC CGAGCCATATCTACCTGGATCTATATGCTCCTTGCAGCCTCAATCAAGCGAAGACGAGGTATATACCTTTTTAGAATTGATGGATCTGGAATCGCAAGCCGATGTACCCATGTTTGTAAATTCTGTGatggaag AACAAGCACTACCTCAACACCTGCCACCTTCCGATAAACCCACCACACTAAGATCTTTGTTGACAAACCACCTGGATATACGCTGTTCGCCCCGGAAAAGCTTTTTTGAGTGGTTGAGACGTCTATCCCTTGATGAGAGAGAGCAAGAGAGACTAGATGAGTTCATCGATGATCCT GACGAGATACATACGTATGCGACCAGACCTTCCAGATCGATTGTAGAGACTTTAGCAGATTTCAGACAAACTAAAATACCTTTATCGCATATTCTGGAGATTTTGCCCCCTTTACGGCGAAGACAGTTCTCCATAGCCAGCTCCTATGAG GCACATCCTGGCAAAGTACAATTATTGGTAGCTTTAGTGGAGTATAAGACCAACTTGAAAATACCTAGGAGGGGATTATGCTCGCAATGGCTAGATAATTTGACTGTTG GCTCTCGCATACCTATACATATCTCTCCTCCAACGCTGTTCTTACCACCGTCCCCGAAAACGCCTGTAATACTCGTCGGACCCGGAACGGGAGTCGCTCCGATGCGAGCCTTCGTTGAAGCTAGAGTAGCTCAAGGGGCTATCAGAA ACACTGCATTATACTTTGGTTGTCGGTCGAAATATGCAGATTTCTACTATTCGTCTGAATGGAAACAATACGGCGAGATGGGTATGAATATTCAGATTGCAGCAAGTagagatcaagaagaaaaagtgTATGTTCAACAATTGATTAAGGAAAATAAAGAACAAATACAAGAATGgttaattgaaaaaggtggATATGTTTTCATATctggatcatcaaatgcTATGCCTCGAGAAGTTAGAGAAGCTTTGGCTTGGTGTATTAGTAAGAATGGAGCGGGTAATTTaactgatgaagaaagtaaaGATTATATAGAGAAAATGTTTGAAGAAAAACGAGGTGGGGAAGAAAGTTGGTAA